A single genomic interval of Longimicrobiales bacterium harbors:
- a CDS encoding TIGR00730 family Rossman fold protein: MGDSFDPGADPSKPFPHERETEDERMLGRESLGQDSWRVFRIMGEFVEGFDELHSIGTAVSVFGSARTKPEDPMYQACVETSRLLGEAGFAVITGGGPGIMEAANKGARLAGAKSVGCNIELPFEQGGNEYLDVSIDFRYFFVRKMMFMKYACGFVIFPGGFGTMDELFEALTLIQTHKVRDFPVVLFGNEYWTGLLDWIRNTMAAEGKLAADDIDLMCVTDDPEVARDHILSGLHELPL; encoded by the coding sequence ATGGGTGACTCGTTCGACCCTGGAGCAGATCCCAGCAAACCCTTCCCGCATGAGCGCGAGACAGAGGACGAGCGGATGCTTGGGCGTGAGAGCCTCGGGCAAGATTCGTGGCGCGTATTCCGGATCATGGGTGAATTCGTTGAGGGATTTGACGAACTTCACTCTATTGGAACTGCCGTTTCAGTTTTTGGGTCGGCTCGCACGAAACCTGAAGATCCGATGTACCAGGCTTGCGTTGAGACGTCTCGATTGCTTGGTGAGGCAGGCTTTGCTGTGATCACCGGCGGTGGGCCAGGCATCATGGAGGCTGCGAACAAAGGCGCGCGGCTGGCCGGAGCAAAGTCCGTGGGGTGCAACATCGAGCTGCCCTTCGAGCAGGGTGGGAATGAATATCTCGATGTGTCCATCGACTTCCGGTACTTCTTCGTCCGAAAGATGATGTTCATGAAGTATGCGTGCGGATTTGTCATCTTCCCTGGCGGGTTCGGAACCATGGATGAACTCTTTGAGGCACTGACGCTCATCCAGACCCACAAGGTCCGGGACTTCCCAGTGGTGCTCTTCGGTAATGAATATTGGACTGGTCTGCTGGACTGGATTCGGAACACAATGGCCGCCGAAGGAAAGCTCGCTGCTGACGATATTGACCTCATGTGTGTGACCGATGACCCGGAGGTCGCTCGCGATCACATTCTAAGCGGTCTGCACGAGCTTCCCCTTTAA